The proteins below are encoded in one region of Candidatus Gracilibacteria bacterium:
- the nusG gene encoding transcription termination/antitermination protein NusG, which produces MFDFSKKELGEWYVIRVISGTEENVRQSLMQRREAFGLEQYILDVFVPTHDSVSIRAGGKKVQRKKNIFPGYILVQMVVTNESWYIVRNTPNVTGFLGAGTVPVPVRGEELEQLKGILTEKSEEYNTDMQIGDYVVVKNGPFEGSEGKIIEVNTSKGTIKIMINLLGRDTPVEIEFGSVKSKK; this is translated from the coding sequence ATGTTTGATTTTTCCAAAAAAGAGCTCTGAGAATGGTATGTTATTCGTGTTATATCAGGAACAGAAGAAAATGTCCGCCAATCACTCATGCAACGTCGTGAAGCATTCGGTCTCGAACAATATATTCTCGATGTTTTCGTTCCCACTCATGATTCTGTCTCTATCCGCGCTGGTGGCAAGAAAGTTCAACGCAAAAAGAATATTTTCCCTGGATATATTCTCGTACAAATGGTAGTAACCAATGAGAGTTGGTATATTGTCCGAAATACTCCGAATGTGACTGGTTTTCTTGGTGCAGGTACAGTTCCTGTTCCTGTTCGTGGTGAAGAACTCGAACAACTCAAGTGAATTCTCACAGAAAAGAGCGAAGAATATAATACTGATATGCAGATTGGTGATTATGTGGTTGTGAAGAACGGTCCATTCGAAGGCAGTGAAGGCAAAATCATCGAAGTCAACACCAGCAAGGGTACTATCAAGATTATGATCAACCTTCTCGGACGTGATACTCCCGTCGAGATCGAATTCGGAAGCGTAAAGTCAAAGAAATAG
- a CDS encoding nucleoside monophosphate kinase — translation MSHLMLIGIQGSGKGTQARKILEKYPEYVLFEMGTELRKFAANGTPDGEYVRSFLEQGLKAPTEYIVKLTEKFLADNRDKKILIDGAIRSAEQNDALETVWGDFEVLWLDLNEETAVERLSGRRIDPVTNETFPASFTGDTNPKTGNTLVTRADDTPEAIRKRIAWSKGDTLPLIEVWKRHGHTIHHIDASQSEEDIFHYVENAINK, via the coding sequence ATGTCTCATCTCATGCTCATCGGAATCCAGGGCTCTGGAAAAGGAACTCAAGCTCGCAAGATCCTCGAAAAATATCCAGAATACGTATTGTTCGAAATGGGAACTGAACTCAGAAAGTTCGCAGCGAATGGAACTCCCGATGGAGAATATGTTCGCTCTTTTCTCGAGCAATGACTCAAAGCTCCAACAGAATATATTGTGAAACTTACAGAGAAATTTCTTGCAGACAATAGAGATAAAAAGATACTCATAGACGGAGCTATTCGAAGTGCTGAGCAAAATGATGCTCTGGAAACTGTTTGGGGTGATTTCGAAGTCCTCTGGCTCGATCTGAATGAAGAAACAGCAGTCGAGAGACTTTCTGGTCGTCGTATCGATCCTGTGACGAATGAGACATTCCCTGCAAGCTTCACCGGAGATACGAATCCAAAAACAGGAAACACTCTCGTCACACGAGCAGATGATACCCCAGAGGCTATACGAAAACGCATTGCCTGGTCCAAATGAGACACACTCCCACTCATCGAAGTCTGGAAGCGTCACGGACACACGATTCACCATATTGACGCAAGTCAGAGTGAGGAAGATATTTTCCACTATGTAGAGAATGCTATCAATAAATAG
- a CDS encoding radical SAM protein has protein sequence MNYFYLHIPFCRQKCPYCKFALTPIFDDMKKRRYLEYLKREIRGYFSISSTNLLTNQPATIYFGGGTPSILTTTEVREILECFPEVPFLKELSEAKRKAEDFSWISQEKNPPYPPLQRGFPEISFECNPEDITEGYVRRLFDLGINRISLGVQSLNNTTLQSIHRSDRESIFHALDAIQSIYNRGKTIIGGSGVETVGVRGKIENGGAKRTSFSTTETFDTFGYKSMENDMKRNISINMDFILGLPFSKPGETLRNIQELHEKFPFITHTSVYMLEEGMYPKDWKKNSINEIEIEQEYAAICKHFESLGWNHYEISNWAKPEYESVHNRGYWNHTNYRGFGLSATSYEDGKRWENSTSFSHYYRGENISSEKLTPEQIELEEIIFGIRTFSLDAQIFPREIVEELTQEGAIKIEDERIILTPAGIFRENTIIAKLIEYIE, from the coding sequence TTGAACTATTTCTACCTCCACATCCCTTTTTGCCGCCAGAAATGCCCGTATTGCAAATTTGCTCTGACGCCCATTTTTGATGACATGAAGAAAAGACGATACCTCGAATATCTGAAAAGGGAAATTCGAGGATATTTCTCAATTTCCAGTACTAACCTACTAACCAACCAACCTGCTACTATCTATTTCTGAGGAGGCACACCATCAATTCTCACTACTACTGAAGTCAGAGAAATCCTCGAATGTTTCCCTGAAGTTCCTTTTCTAAAGGAGCTGTCTGAAGCAAAGCGGAAGGCTGAGGATTTTTCATGGATTTCTCAGGAAAAAAATCCCCCCTACCCCCCTTTACAAAGGGGGTTTCCAGAGATTTCTTTCGAATGTAATCCAGAAGACATCACAGAAGGATACGTACGACGACTTTTCGATCTCGGGATCAATCGAATTTCTCTTGGAGTTCAGAGCCTGAATAATACAACTCTACAATCAATTCACCGCAGTGATAGAGAAAGTATTTTTCATGCACTGGATGCAATACAATCCATCTATAATAGATGAAAAACAATAATTGGGGGTTCGGGGGTGGAAACTGTTTGAGTCAGATGAAAAATAGAAAATTGATGAGCAAAGCGAACGAGTTTTTCCACCACCGAAACTTTTGATACTTTTGGTTACAAAAGTATGGAGAATGATATGAAAAGAAATATATCAATTAACATGGACTTCATTCTCTGACTTCCCTTCTCAAAACCTGGAGAAACGCTCAGAAATATTCAGGAACTTCATGAGAAATTCCCGTTCATCACTCACACAAGCGTCTACATGCTCGAAGAGGGAATGTACCCGAAAGATTGGAAAAAGAACTCTATAAATGAAATCGAAATAGAACAGGAATATGCTGCAATCTGCAAGCATTTCGAGTCACTCTGATGGAATCACTACGAGATATCGAATTGGGCGAAGCCAGAATACGAAAGTGTACATAATCGCGGATACTGGAATCATACGAATTATCGAGGATTCGGACTCTCTGCAACCAGTTACGAAGATGGGAAGCGATGGGAAAACAGCACCAGTTTTTCTCATTATTATCGATGAGAAAATATTTCTTCTGAAAAACTCACTCCTGAACAAATAGAGCTGGAAGAAATCATATTTGGAATCCGAACTTTTTCTCTTGATGCTCAGATCTTCCCCAGAGAAATAGTGGAAGAATTGACGCAAGAATGAGCAATAAAAATCGAAGATGAAAGAATAATTCTCACTCCGGCTTGAATTTTCAGAGAAAATACTATAATCGCGAAACTGATAGAATATATCGAGTAA
- a CDS encoding divergent PAP2 family protein, giving the protein MILRDIHSYFLEYTISIPFFALLFAIGVKGLVHALKGHFSVARMFGSGGMPSAHSTFVIALATSMGMKYGVWSDMFTVCLVFSIIIIYDAMNVRYQAGLHAKILNRMNHPKEEELNESIGHTPAEALVGGIIGFSTAVLLLGI; this is encoded by the coding sequence ATGATTCTCAGAGACATTCATTCCTACTTTTTGGAATATACCATCTCGATACCATTCTTCGCACTTCTTTTTGCTATCGGAGTCAAGTGACTTGTTCATGCACTCAAGGGACATTTTAGTGTGGCGCGCATGTTCGGAAGTGGTGGTATGCCATCAGCACATTCGACATTTGTCATCGCACTTGCTACTTCGATGGGTATGAAATACGGCGTCTGGAGTGATATGTTTACTGTCTGTCTTGTATTTTCTATTATCATCATCTACGATGCTATGAACGTCCGCTACCAAGCTGGCCTTCATGCGAAAATCCTCAATCGTATGAATCACCCGAAAGAAGAAGAACTTAATGAATCTATCGGACATACTCCGGCCGAAGCACTTGTCGGAGGAATTATCGGATTCAGTACAGCAGTTCTCCTTCTCGGAATATAG
- the secE gene encoding preprotein translocase subunit SecE, which produces MFKFFSDAKQELEHVVWPTPNETKKYMYYTVGVIVIMAFLLAVAGYVMQTSLSSMRTALDMGKEVTTTTSGEENVTQEDLSNIIDSFSGITTDLSGSVSNETN; this is translated from the coding sequence ATGTTCAAATTTTTCTCTGACGCAAAACAAGAACTCGAGCACGTTGTCTGGCCTACTCCAAATGAGACAAAAAAATACATGTACTACACTGTTGGCGTTATCGTTATTATGGCTTTTCTCCTTGCTGTTGCTGGATATGTCATGCAGACTTCTCTCTCATCTATGAGAACTGCTCTCGACATGGGAAAAGAAGTGACAACAACAACTTCTGGAGAAGAAAATGTGACACAAGAAGATCTGAGCAACATCATCGACAGTTTTTCAGGAATCACTACAGATCTCTCATGATCAGTAAGTAATGAGACAAACTAA
- a CDS encoding four helix bundle protein, which yields MVDTDNLIQKLTYEFALKSIGVYKTLTENKKEFILSKQFLRSSTSIGANVEESLGGQSRKDFIAKMSIAHKEAKESHYWIRLLHDSGYISDDEFSIIETDILSIIRILSKILLTTKSNISE from the coding sequence ATGGTAGATACTGATAATCTTATTCAGAAGCTCACATATGAATTTGCACTCAAGAGTATTGGAGTCTATAAAACTCTTACTGAAAATAAGAAAGAATTTATTCTTTCGAAACAATTTCTCAGAAGTAGTACTTCTATATGAGCAAATGTCGAAGAATCTTTATGAGGACAATCTCGAAAAGATTTTATTGCAAAAATGTCTATCGCACACAAAGAAGCAAAAGAAAGTCATTATTGGATTCGACTTTTACACGATAGTTGATATATTTCAGATGATGAATTTTCTATAATAGAAACTGATATTCTTTCTATTATTCGTATTCTCTCAAAAATTCTTCTCACAACAAAATCAAATATTTCTGAGTAA
- the greA gene encoding transcription elongation factor GreA, whose translation MAADKKILLTREGLIELQEELRFLREEKRVEIAEKLKEAISYGDLSENAEYQEARDEQAQVELRIAELEEMLKPGNYDLIDDEKGTKKRKTGINVGNTVILQETGSSEKITYVIVGAQEANIFENKISNESPLGKSLIGKNAGDTAKMTAPSGQREYNIIEVK comes from the coding sequence ATGGCTGCTGACAAGAAAATCCTCCTTACTCGCGAAGGTCTCATAGAACTCCAGGAAGAACTCCGTTTTCTCCGAGAAGAAAAACGTGTAGAAATTGCTGAAAAACTCAAAGAAGCTATCTCATACGGTGATCTCTCAGAAAATGCAGAATACCAAGAAGCTCGTGATGAACAAGCTCAAGTAGAACTTCGTATCGCAGAACTCGAGGAAATGCTCAAGCCTGGGAACTACGACCTCATCGATGATGAGAAAGGAACAAAAAAGAGAAAAACTGGTATCAATGTCGGAAATACTGTTATCCTTCAAGAAACTGGAAGCTCAGAAAAAATCACTTATGTCATCGTTGGCGCACAAGAAGCTAACATTTTCGAAAATAAGATATCCAATGAGTCTCCTCTCGGAAAATCTCTCATCGGGAAAAACGCTGGAGATACAGCAAAAATGACTGCACCATCTGGACAACGAGAATACAATATTATCGAAGTAAAATAA